Genomic DNA from Oncorhynchus keta strain PuntledgeMale-10-30-2019 unplaced genomic scaffold, Oket_V2 Un_scaffold_36_pilon_pilon, whole genome shotgun sequence:
ttagttacagtagttagttagttagttagttagttagttacagtagttagttagttacagtagttagttagttacagtagttagttagttaccctGTCTCTGTGCTCCAGCCACTCTCTCTGGATCACCCTAGCTGCCCTTTCCTTCTCCTGGTTCtgttcttccctctcctctctttccttctcctccctcccttctgggTTCTCCTTCCGGTTCTCCTGGTTCTGTTCTTCTTCAGTcaatctcttcttctcctccctcccttctgggTTCTCCTTCCGGTTCTCCTGGTTCTGTTCTTCTTcagtccatctcttcttctcctcctccagagACTGTATCTTCACGGTCAGCTGCTCTACCTCCAGTCTGGAACAAAAGGAGGAGAATCAGACGGGTAGAAAGGTTTCCATGGCAACGTCATGGCGCAGACACACAAGAGAGAAGAAGTGTCCATACAACCTCTGTGGGCATGTCACAGTGGTTATACGCCTGTAGTAGACAGTTCCAAGTAGTATTTCTGTCATATTGATGCAAACACCATTCATTGTGTAGGAGTGTTGAACTGGGAGATACATACAGGTGGAGTCGTGTTTCCTTCTCATGTTCACTCCTTCGTTCAttcttcctcctctccgtctctttctcttcctgctctctttcAGCCATCAGTCGTCAGAAGTCTCAACTCCTGTCTGAAAACAGAAGATTCGGCCATCAGTCGTCTCAGCTCCCGTCTGAAAACAGAAGATTCGGCCATCAGTCGTCTCAGCTCCTGTCTGAAAACAGAAGATTCGGCCATCAGTCGTCTCAGCTCCTGTCTGAAAACAGAAGATTCAGGCTCAATCAGTCGTCTCAGCTCCCGTCTGAAAACAGAAGATTCGGCCATCAGTCGTCTCAGCTCCTGTCTGAAAACAGAAGATTCTAAACAGAATATTCTCAAAACTAAGAACACCAATAACTCAATAACAAACATTCTCATTGCAATCACTGGTGATTTCCAGAAGATTTCAATTTCCCATACTGCATTGCTGTAGTCATAGTAGCGTCTCTCTTACTCTCTATCGGTCAGCGTCTCCTGTAGCTCCGCCTTCTCCTGCTCCAGTTGTCTGACACACCCCTTCAGACGTTCAAACCCCTCCCCTTCCTGTTGGGTGTTTACCACTGCAACGCCCCCTTCCGTTGTTATGGTGGTTATCCCCGGCGTCGTAGCAACCCCTGTCTCCGTGggtgtggggtggtggtggtccgTCTGGACCAGTCTGTCCACCCCACTCCTCCTGGCCGGggctctgctcccctcctctaacCTCTAAGACAGGAAGGGAtggttaacgtgtgtgtgtgtgtgtgtgtgtgtgtgtgtgtgtgtgtgtgtgtgtgtgtgtgtgtgtgtgtgtgtgtgtgtgtgtgtgtgtgtgtgtgtgtgtgtgtgtgtgtgtgtgagccaccAGACTGTGTTATCCCCCTGAGCTAAAGCCTAAAGGTTACTCCCTCCATTCCACTGTGTCGGACCAACCAGGAGACGGAGGCGGAGACAGGAGAAAGACTCCATCTACTCAccctctccagttccaccagtctCCTCAACACTCTCTGTCGGCTCCAGTCTTTGTAGGCTGAAACACAAGAGCAACAAATCATCGACTAGAAATACTATGAATACCGGAGATTGGGACATTTTGTTATTTAACCTTTGACCCTGCTGTGTTGTGTTGATTttctcaaagtgtgtgtgtgtgtgtgtgtgtgtgtgtgtgtgtgtgtgtgtgtgtgtgtgtgtgtgtgtgtgtgtgtgtgtgtgtgtgtgtgtgtgtgtgtgtgtgtgtgtgtgtgtgtgtgtgtgtgtgagagaaagagagagaaagagagaacctTTCAGCCCACTGGCTGGGCTGTCTGTGTTGAGTTCCTCTCTCAGTGTATGGTTCTCCTGCTGTAGCTGTTTAAGGTTCTCTGATAGACGCAGAACCGTAGAGCTTAGAACCTTCTGCTTCCTCTGAGaacctttactctctgttctactgctacagagggagaggagagagagaatagagagagagagagagagaaaggagagagagagaaaggagagagagaaaggagagagagagagagagagagagagagagagagagagagagagagagagagagagagagagagagagagagagagagagaggagagagagagaggagagagatggagagaaagtcaGAAATGAAGAAATATAGAGAAAGAGAAGTGAGATGGAACAGGAAATGTAAGTGAACAAGTCTGTGAAGGAGGTGACAGATaggagcctagcggttaagaggttgtgttattagggtgacagacaggtagcctagcggttaagaggttgtgttattagggtgacagacagggagcctagcagttaagaggttgtgttattagggtgacagacaggtagcctagcggttaagaggttgtgttattagggtgacagacaggtagcctagcggttaagaggttgtgttattagggtgacagacaggtagcctagcggttaagaggttgtgttattagggtgacagacaggagcctagcggttaagaggttgtgttactagggtgacagacaggagcctagcggttaagaggttgtgttattagggtgacagacaggtagcctagcggttaagaggttgtgttattagggtgacaggagccagcggttaagaggttgtgttattagggtgacagacagggagcctagcggttaagaggttgtgttattagggtgacagacaggtagcctagcggttaagaggttgtgttattagggtgacagacaggtagcctagcggttaagaggttgtgttattagggtgacagacaggtagcctagcggttaagaggttgtgttattagggtgacagacaggtagcctagcggttaagaggttgtgttatcaGGGTGAcagatagcctagcggttaagaggttgtgttattagggtgacagacagggagcctagcggttaagaggttgtgttattagggtgacagacaggtagcctagcggttaagaggttgtgttattagggtgacagacagggagcctagcggttaagaggttgtgttactagggtgacagacagggagcctagcggttaagaggttgtgttattagggtgacagacaggtagcctagcggttaagaggttgtgttattagggtgacagggagcctagcggttaagaggttgtgttattagggtgacagacagggagcctagcggttaagaggttgtgttattagggtgacagacaggtagcctagcggttaagaggttgtgttattagggtgacagacaggtagcctagcggttaagaggttgtgttattagggtgacagacaggtagcctagcggttaagaggttgtgttattagggtgacagacaggtagcctagcggttaagaggttgtgttatcaGGGTGAcagatagcctagcggttaagaggttgtgttattagggtgacagacagggagcctagcggttaagaggttgtgttattagggtgacagacagggagcctagcggttaagaggttgtgttatcagggtgacaggtagcctagcggttaagaggttgtgttattagggtgacagacagggagcctagcggttaagaggttgtgttatcaGGGTGAcagatagcctagcggttaagaggttgtgttattagggtgacaggtagcctagcggttaagaggttgtgttatcagggtgacaggtagcctagcggttaagaggttgtgttatcagggtgacagggagcctagtggttaagaggttgtgttattagggtgacagacagggagcctagcggttaagaggttgtgttattagggtgacagacagggagcctagcggttaagaggttgtgttatcaGGGTGACagggagcctagcggttaagaggttgtgttattagggtgacaggtagcctagcggttaagaggttgtgttattagggtgacaggtagcctagcggttaagaggttgtgttattagggtgacagggagcctagcggttaagaggttgtgttattagggtgacagacagggagcctagcggttaagaggttgtgttattagggtgacagacagggagcctagcagttaagaggttgtgttattagggtgacaggtagcctagcggttaagaggttgtgttattagggtgacagacagggagcctagcggttaagaggttgtgttatcagggtgacaggtagcctagcggttaagaggttgtgttattagggtgacagacagggagcctagcggttaagaggttgtgttatcaGGGTGAcagatagcctagcggttaagaggttgtgttattagggtgacaggtagcctagcggttaagaggttgtgttatcagagtgacaggtagcctagcggttaagaggttgtgttattagggtgacagacaggtagcctagcggttaagaggttgtgttattagggtgacagacagggagcctagcggttaagaggttgtgttattagggtgacaggtagcctagcggttaagaggttgtgttattagggtgacagggagcctagcggttaagaggttgtgttatcagggtgacaggtagcctagcggttaagaatttgtgttattagggtgacagacagggagcctagtggttaagaggttgtgttattagggtgacagacagggagcctagcggttaagaggttgtgttattagggtgacagacagggagcctagcggttaagaggttgtgttattagggtgacagggagcctagcggttaagaggttgtgttattagggtgacagacagggagcctagcggttaagaggttgtgttattagggtgacagacagggagcctagcggttaagaggttgtgttattagggtgacagacagggagcctagcggttaagaggttgtgttattagggtgacagacagggagcctagcggttaagaggttgtgttattagggtgacagacagggagcctagcggttaagaggttgtgttattagggtgacagacagggagcctagcggttaagaggttgtgttattagggtgacagacagggagcctagcggttaagaggttgtgttattagggtgacagacaggtagcctagcggttaagaggttgtgttattagggtgacagacaggtagcctagcggttaagaggttgtgttattagggtgacagacaggagcctagcggttaagaggttgtgttattagggtgacagacaggagcctagcggttaagaggttgtgttattagggtgacagacagggagcctagcggttaagaggttgtgttattagggtgacagacagggagcctagcggttaagaggttgtgttattagggtgacagggagcctagcggttaagaggttgtgttatcagggtgacagacagggagcctagcggttaagaggttgtgttatcagggtgacagacagggagcctagcagttaagaggttgtgttatcagggtgacaggtagcctagcggttaagaggttgtgttattagggtgacagacagggagcctagcggttaagaggttgtgttattagggtgacagatagggagcctagcggttaagaggttgtgttattagggtgacagggagcctagcggttaagaggttgtgttattagggtgacagacagggagcctagcggttaagaggttgtgttattagggtgacagacaggtagcctagcggttaagaggttgtgttattagggtgacagacaggtagcctagcggttaagaggttgtgttattagggtgacagacagggagcctagcggttaagaggttgtgttattagggtgacagacagggagcctagcggttaagaggttgtgttattagggtgacagacagggagcctagcggttaagaggttgtgttattagggtgacagacagggagcctagcggttaagaggttgtgttattagggtgacagggagcctagcggttaagaggttgtgttatcagggtgacagacagggagcctagcggttaagaggttgtgttatcagggtgacagacagggagcctagcagttaagaggttgtgttatcagggtgacaggtagcctagcggttaagaggttgtgttattagggtgacagacagggagcctagcggttaagaggttgtgttattagggaGTTGTGTTATTGACAGATaggagcctagcggttaagaggttgtgttattagggtgacagggagcctagcggttaagaggttgtgttattagggtgacagacagggagcctagcggttaagaggttgtgttattagggtgacagacaggtagcctagcggttaagaggttgtgttattagggtgacagacaggtagcctagcggttaagaggttgtgttatcagggtgacagacagggagcctagcggttaagaggttgtgttattagggtgacagacaggtagcctagcggttaagaggttgtgttatcagggtgacagacagggagcctagcggttaagaggttgtgttatcagggtgacagacaggtagcctagcggttaagaggttgtgttatcagggtgacagacagggagcctagcggttaagaggttgtgttatcagggtgacagacagggagcctagcggttaagaggttgtgttatcagggtgacagacagggagcctagcggttaagaggttgtgccagtaaccaaaatgttgTTGGTTCAAATCCTCGAGCCGACTAGGTGCAAAATAATCTGtccatgtgcccttgagcaaagcacttaaccctaattgctctggatacAAGCTTCTGCCAAGTGACTAAAATGTACATTTTCTTAAACTTTCGGTACCTTTTCTCTGTTACATCCAATATCATCCTCAGTCTCTGAATCtggagaatacacacacacacacacacacacacacacacacacacacacacacacacacacacacacacacacacacacacacacacacacacacacacacacacacacacacacacacacacacacacacacacacgttaggaCCAGAAAAGGTCACGTTCAAGTTGAAATACAACATCTCACTGCACGAGTACGGAGAGCAAAGATGTACCTCCTCAAAGTAGGTCTCCACTGTGATCTTCAACTCCTCCAGATTAGTGGTCTGCAGCTCACTCTGCAGTTTGCTGTTACAAGGGTAAATGACAGGTCGAAGATGATACTACTCATCTTGGTTTTATAACAACGATACATCATCTATTAGTGATGGAGTTTCCCATCTCTGGAAAACGAGATGCTGCATCTCAACATTTCATTCTGCAAAAAGTGTCTAATGAATAAATatagaaacaaacagacagacagacagacagacagacagacagacagacagacaggcagacagacagacagacagacagacagacagacagacagacagacagacagacagacagacagacagacagacagacagacagacagacagacaggcaggcaggcaggcagacaggcagacaggcaggcaggcaggcaggcaggcaggcagacagacaggcagacaggcaggcaggcaggcaggcagacacacaggccggcagacagatacacagacaggcacagacagacagaccggccggcagacagacagacagacacagacacagacagacttaCGTCACAgtgttctccttctctctacacTGCTGTTCCAGCTTCAGGATTCTCTGTTTCAGTCCATTAACAACCTGCAGGACAGGACATGTCAATCAACACcttcctacaacacacacacacacacacacgcacacgcacacgcacacgcacacgcacacgcacacacacacacacacacacacacacacacacacacacacacacacacacacacacactcacacactcacacactcacacacacactcacagacacttACCAGGCTCCCCTGGTGTTTCTTGTCCACCAGACTCAGTGTGTACTCCGGTCCCTGTGGAGGGAAACGACAGGCTCAGATCAGCTACAGAGACCTCTATGGAGTCACTATGATCTGTTATAGAGACCTCTATGGAGTCACTATGATCTGTTATAGAGACCTCCATGGTGTCACTATGATCTGCTACAGAGACCTCCATGGAGTCACTATGATCTGTAACAGAGACCTCCATGGAGTCACTATGATCTGTTATAGAGACCTCTATGGAGTAACTATGATCTGTTAGAGAGACCTCTATGGAGTCACTATGATCTGCTACAGAGACCTCCATGGAGTCACTATGATCTGCTACAGAGACCTCCATGGAGTCACTATGATCTGTTACAGAGACCTCTATGGAGTCACTATGATCTGCTACAGAGACCTCTATGGAGTCACTATGATATGTTACAGAGACCTCCATGGAGTCACTATGATCTGTTACAGAGACCTCCATGGAGTCACAATGATCTGAGGTGTTACAGAGACCTCCATGGAGTCACTATGATCTGCTACAGAGACCTCCATGGAGTCACTATGATCTGTTAGAGACCTCCATGGAGTCACTATGATCTGCTACAGAGACCTCCATGGAGTCACTGTGATCTGTTACAGAGACCTCCATGGAGTCACTATGATCTGTTACAGAGACCTCCATGGAGTCACTGTGATCTGTTACAGAGACCTCTATGGAGTCACTATTATCTGCTACAGAGACCTCTATGGAGTCACTATGATCTGTTACAGGGACCTGAAGCTGCTGGGGGTTGGTATGATCTGAGGTGATCCTGCTGGGGGTCAGTATGATCTGAGGTGATGCTGCTGGGGGGCAGTATGATCTGAGGTGATGCTGCTGCGGGGCAGTATGATCTGAGGTGATGCTGCTGGGGGTTGGTATGATCTGAGGTGATGCTGCTGGGGGCAGTATGATCTGAGGTGATGCTGCTGGGGGTTGGTATGATCTGAGGTGATGCTGCTGGGGGGCAGTATGATCTGAGGTGATGCTGCTGGGGGGCAGTATGATCTGAGGTGATGCTGCTGGGGGTCGGTATGAACTGAGGTGATGCTGCTGGGGGGCAGTATGATCTGAGGTGATGCTGCTGGGGGTTGGTATGATCTGAGGTGAAGCTGCTGGGGGTCGGTATGATCTGAGGTGATGCTGCTGGGGGTCGGTATGATCTGAGGTGATGCTGCTGGGGGTTGGTACCTTGGTGGGATCCAACAGCTGTTCTATTTGCTTGTCTTTCTTAGTTTTGTCCTCCTCCAGACGCCGTAGTTTGGCTTTCATCCTGTCCTTCTCGGACTTCTGGGCATGAAGACTCTGGAGAGGAACAAACAGACCTGATCAATTCCTCTGAGTTCAGGGTTAAAGCCATTAGATTTCTGCCATTTACGACAACGTTCTACATGTCCAACGCCTACTACAAAGTAGGAGCAatcagttagccagctaacttgcctAACTATTAAAacatatctttgtgtgtgtgtgtgtgtgtgtgtgtgtgtgtgtgtgtgtgtgtgtgtgtgcgtgcgtgcgtgcgtgcgtgcgtgcgtgcgtgcgtgcgtgcgtgcgtggttcTTTACCTTCTTGAGGTGGATGATCTCATCGTACATGTCCTCCTTCTCTCTGTAGTCTGGAGggagaataactgttacactgtagaataactgtgacactgtagaataactgtgatactgtagaataactgtagaataactgtagaataactgttacactgtagaataactgttacactgtagaataactgtagaataactgttacactgtagaataactgtgacACTGTAGAATagctgtagaataactgttacactgtagaataactgttacactgtagaataactgtagaataactgttacactgtagaataactgtgacACTGTAGAATagctgtagaataactgttacactgtagaataactgtagaataactgttacactgtagaataactgtgacactgtagaataactgttacactgtagaataactgtagaataactgttacactgtagaatgactgttacactgtagaataactgttacactgtagaataactgtgacactgtagaataactgttacactgtagaataactgttacactgtagaataactgtgacactgtagaataactgttacactgtagaataactgtagaataactgttacactgtagaataactgttacactgtagaataactgttacactgtagaataactgtagaataactgttacactgtagaataactgtgacactgtagaataactgtgatactgtagaataactgtagaataactgtagaataactgttacactgtagaataactgtgacactgtagaataactgtgatactgtagaataactgtagaataactgtagaataactgttacactgtagaataactgttacactgtagaataactgtagaataactgttacactgtagaataactgtgacactgtagaataactgtagaataactgttacactgtagaataactgttacactgtagaataactgtagaataactgttacactgtagaataactgtgacactgtagaataactgtgacactgtagaataactgttacactgtagaataactgtagaataactgttacactgtagaataactgttacactgtagaataactgttacacactgtagaataactgtagaataactgttacactgtagaataactgtgacACTGTAGAATagctgtagaataactgttacactgtagaataactgttacactgtagaataactgtagaataactgttatactgtagaataactgttacactgtagaataactgttacacactgtagaataactgtagaataactgttacactgtagaataactgtataataactgttacactgtagaataactgttacactgtagaataactgtagaataactgtagaataactgttacactgtagaataactgtagaataactgttacactgtagaataactgtagaataactgtagaataactgttacactgtagaataactgttacactatagaataactgtagaataactgttacactgtagaataactgttacactgtagaataactgtagaataactgttacactatagaataactgtagaataactgttacactgtagaataactgttacactgtagaataactgttacactgtagaataactgtagaataactgttacactgtagaataactgtagaataactgttacacactgtagaataactgttacactgtagaataactgtagaataactgttacactgtagaataactgttacactgt
This window encodes:
- the LOC118383762 gene encoding IQ domain-containing protein E-like; this translates as MSLVASDIPTDEDLEDLVEDGLSLATYISDSGKKARKKKLSGKPPPSPRSPYLSSMDVNQRRSAVSAWRPLRGTLGERGEALGGRGDTLLERGEAARTPRENCLASLSNGHGLSQSLRVDFDTTHTSACLSSSPCTPEYLQQVPGIKKPKHLHSSSNDYREKEDMYDEIIHLKKSLHAQKSEKDRMKAKLRRLEEDKTKKDKQIEQLLDPTKGPEYTLSLVDKKHQGSLVVNGLKQRILKLEQQCREKENTVTKLQSELQTTNLEELKITVETYFEEIQRLRMILDVTEKSSRTESKGSQRKQKVLSSTVLRLSENLKQLQQENHTLREELNTDSPASGLKAYKDWSRQRVLRRLVELERRLEEGSRAPARRSGVDRLVQTDHHHPTPTETGVATTPGITTITTEGGVAVVNTQQEGEGFERLKGCVRQLEQEKAELQETLTDREQELRRLMAESSVFRRELRRLIEPESSVFRQELRRLMAESSVFRQELRRLMAESSVFRRELRRLMAESSVFRQELEVEQLTVKIQSLEEEKKRWTEEEQNQENRKENPEGREEKKRLTEEEQNQENRKENPEGREEKEREEREEQNQEKERAARVIQREWLEHRDRVTN